One genomic window of Anoplolepis gracilipes chromosome 5, ASM4749672v1, whole genome shotgun sequence includes the following:
- the Fbxo11 gene encoding F-box only protein 11, which translates to MPSASFSSSRSYVRRSRRKNANRIPLPSRTTAEPCDLPCPTSNQILPGGGVGGGGGGSGGRGSSPSVSGIAAPSPSPQSHSSPYDLRRKSPPHPDPAPGTSSALPPSGGSSIAATFGSSSLPARKRPRRTCSLSTDGINTNTAAHYLQYELPDEVLLTIFNYLMEQDLCRVSQVCKRFQAIANDTELWKSLYQQVYEYDLPLFNPAPCKFEFVSPDESEYQNPWKESFRQLYRGVHVRPGFQDLKFKGRNLPYFNTVQGALDYVDEYRSNSSSTTNGGATTGGQGCCNSNSQTSGEDTSTQHLVFLHAGTYRGEFLVIDSDVALIGAAPGNVAESVILERESESTVMFVEGAKRAYAGHLTLKFTPDVTSTVPHHKHYCLEVGENCSPTVDHCIIRSSSVVGAAVCVSGVGANPLVKNCDISDCENVGLYVTDYAQGTYEDNEISRNALAGIWVKNYANPIMRRNHIHHGRDVGIFTFDNGLGYFEANDIHNNRIAGFEVKAGANPTVVHCEIHHGQTGGIYVHENGLGQFIDNKIHSNNFAGVWITSNSNPTIRRNEIYNGHQGGVYIFGEGRGLIEHNNIYGNALAGIQIRTNSDPIVRHNKIHHGQHGGIYVHEKGQGLIEENEVYANTLAGVWITTGSTPVLRRNRIHSGKQVGVYFYDNGHGRLEDNDIFNHLYSGVQIRTGSNPVIRGNKIWGGQNGGVLVYNSGLGLLEQNEIFDNAMAGVWIKTDSNPTLKRNKIYDGRDGGICIFNGGKGVLEENDIFRNAQAGVLISTQSQPILRRNRIFDGLAAGVEITNNATATLEFNQIFNNRFGGLCLASGVQPTTRGNKIFSNQDAVEKAVGNGQCLYKISSYTSFPMHDFYRCQTCNTTDRNAICVNCIKTCHAGHDVEFIRHDRFFCDCGAGTLSNQCQLQGEPTQDTDTLYDSAAPMESHTLMVN; encoded by the exons cCGAGCCATGCGACCTACCGTGTCCGACGTCCAATCAGATCCTTCCGGGAGGTGGAGTTGGAGGTGGAGGCGGAGGAAGTGGTGGACGAGGCTCGTCCCCTAGTGTATCCGGGATAGCTGCACCCTCGCCGTCTCCACAGTCGCACTCGTCGCCGTACGACTTGAGACGCAAAAGTCCACCTCATCCGGACCCAGCACCAGGCACAAGTTCCGCTCTACCACCATCGGGTGGAAGTAGCATTGCCGCTACCTTTGGTTCGTCATCTTTACCAGCGAGAAAGCGACCGAGACGAACATGTTCGCTTTCTACAGACG GTATAAATACAAACACGGCGGCGCATTACCTTCAATACGAACTACCGGACGAAGTGCTGCTTACGATATTCAATTATCTTATGGAGCAAGATCTTTGCCGAGTCTCGCAAGTCTGCAAACGTTTCCAAGCGATCGCGAACGACACGGAACTGTGGAAGTCTCTTTACCAGCAGGTTTACGAATATGATCTGCCGCTATTTAATCCAGCTCCGTGTAAATTTGAGTTTGTGTCGCCGGACGAGTCTGAGTATCAGAATCCGTGGAAGGAAAGCTTCAGGCAGCTATACAGAGGTGTCCACGTGCGGCCCGGCTTCCAAGACTTAAAATTCAAGGGCCGTAATCTACCGTACTTCAATACGGTCCAGGGTGCGCTGGACTACGTGGACGAGTACAGGAGCAACAGCAGTTCCACGACAAACGGCGGTGCGACCACGGGCGGTCAAGGCTGTTGTAATAGCAATTCGCAAACGAGCGGAGAAGATACGTCGACGCAGCATTTGGTATTTTTGCATGCAGGCACGTACAGAGGCGAGTTTCTCGTGATCGATAGCGATGTAGCACTGATCGGCGCCGCACCAGGCAATGTCGCGGAATCCGTCATCCTGGAGCGAGAAAGCGAATCAACAGTTATGTTTGTGGAAGGTGCAAAGCGTGCTTACGCTGGACATCTCACGTTGAAGTTTACGCCCGACGTTACAAGCACAGTGCCACATCATAAACATTATTGTCTAGAAGTTGGTGAAAATTGCAGTCCTACTGTCGATCATTGCATTATAAGAAGCTCCAGTGTTG TTGGTGCCGCAGTCTGTGTATCAGGCGTGGGTGCTAATCCATTAGTGAAAAACTGCGACATCTCAGATTGCGAAAACGTTGGTTTGTACGTGACTGATTACGCACAAGGCACATACGAAGACAACGAGATCTCGCGAAACGCTTTAGCGGGCATCTGGGTGAAGAATTACGCAAATCCTATCATGCGACGAAATCACATCCATCATGGTCGTGATGTAGGAATATTTACGTTTGATAATGGACTTGGCTACTTTGAAGCTAACGATATTCATAACAATCGGATAGCGGGTTTCGAAGTAAAGGCCGGTGCGAATCCAACTGTGGTGCACTGCGAGATTCATCACGGCCAGACTGGTGGTATTTATGTTCACGAAAACGGCCTGGGACAATTTATCGACAACAAGATTCACTCCAACAATTTTGCTGGCGTATGGATCACGTCAAATTCGAATCCGACTATACGTCGGAACGAAATATACAACGGCCATCAAGGTGGAGTGTACATATTCGGCGAAGGCAGAGGTTTGATCGAGCATAATAATATCTACGGCAACGCGCTGGCTGGTATACAAATCAGAACAAATTCGGATCCGATCGTTCGACATAACAAAATACATCACGGTCAACACGGTGGCATTTACGTTCACGAAAAGGGTCAGGGCCTAATAGAGGAAAATGAGGTCTATGCCAATACCCTGGCAGGCGTGTGGATTACGACGGGTTCGACACCAGTTTTGAGGAGAAATCGCATTCACAGTGGCAAACAGGTCGGTGTGTATTTTTACGACAACGGCCACGGAAGATTGGAAGACAATGATATTTTCAATCACTTGTATTCAGGAGTACAAATAAG GACTGGCAGTAATCCGGTAATACGTGGCAACAAAATATGGGGAGGTCAGAACGGCGGTGTTCTTGTATATAATAGCGGCTTAGGCTTACTTGAACAAAATGAGATTTTTGACAATGCAATGGCTGGCGTTTGGATTAAGACGGATAGTAATCCAACCcttaaaagaaacaaaatatacgACGGACGGGACGGCGGAATCTGTATATTTAATGGGGGCAAAG GTGTTTTGGAAGAAAACGATATATTTCGTAACGCGCAAGCGGGTGTGCTCATTTCGACGCAATCGCAGCCAATCTTGAGGAGGAACCGGATTTTCGATGGTTTGGCAGCTGGCGTTGAAATAACCAACAACGCCACCGCCACGCTGGAATTCaatcaaatattcaataatcgATTCGGTGGTCTGTGCCTAGCGAGTGGGGTGCAGCCAACAACTAGAG gcaataaaatatttagtaatcAAGATGCGGTGGAGAAAGCAGTTGGAAATGGCCAATGCCTGTACAAAATCTCATCGTACACTTCCTTCCCTATGCACGACTTCTACCGCTGTCAAACTTGCAACACGACAGATCGTAATGCGATATGcgttaattgtataaaaacttGTCATGCCGGTCACGACGTGGAATTCATCAGACACGACCG atTCTTTTGTGATTGCGGCGCTGGAACGTTGAGTAATCAATGCCAGTTACAAGGCGAGCCTACACAAGATACGGATACGTTGTATGACAGCGCGGCGCCCATGGAATCGCATACACTTATGGTCAACTAG